Genomic segment of Myxococcales bacterium:
GCCGGTGAGGTCGTCGATCCAATGCGGCAGCACCCAGGGGAGTACACCCCGAACCGCAAGTGGGTGGACAAGATGGCCAACCACGCCACGGCGGTGCGGCGGGTGGTCGATCGCTTCGGCATCGGTCGGGTCGAAGAGTTCATCGACGTGTGCCTGTCGCTCGAGAACCTGATCGACGCCTACTCGCGCTTCGTGGTTCGCGACCGACCCCCGTCGTCGGACGACGAGCCGAACGAGGTGGAGGTCCCGCGGCTCCGCTCCAAGGACTACATGGAGGATTTCATCAATCCCCAGGAGTTCCTCGAGGAGCAGAAGCAGAAGATCGAGGCCGATCGCGAGAAGCTCAAGAAGTACCCGCCGGAGCCGGTGCAGGACGTGCTCGCCTTCTTGCTCGAGAACGCGCCGCTCGAGAAGTGGGAACGCCTGATCCTCTCGATCATTCGCGAGGAGGCCTACTACTTCGTGCCGCAGATGCAGACCAAGGTCATGAACGAGGGCTGGGCGAGCTTCTGGCACAGCCGCCTGATGACGGAGCGGGTGGCCGACCCGAGCGACATCATCGACTACGCCGAGAACAACGCCGGCGTGATGGCGACCAGCGGCGGGCGGCTCAATCCGTACAAACTCGGCGTCGAGCTCTTCCGCCACATCGAAGATCGTTGGAACAAGGGCCAGTTCGGCCGCGAGTGGGACGAGTGTGACGACCTGGATCAGAAGCGGAACTGGGATCTGCGCCTGGGACTCGGAAGGCAGAAGATCTCCGAGGTGCGCGCGCTCTACACCGACGTGACGTTCATCGACGAGTTCTTGACCCCGGAGTTCTGCCTCGAGCACAAGTTCTTCAGTTTTGGTTGGTCGAACCGCAACGAGCGCTTCGAGATCGACACGCGAGAGTTCAAGGCAGTGAAGGAGAAGCTGCTCTATTCG
This window contains:
- a CDS encoding SpoVR family protein, translated to IYEMVINNNPSYAYLLEGNSFTDQKLVMCHVFGHVDFFKNNFAFRPTDLDAGEVVDPMRQHPGEYTPNRKWVDKMANHATAVRRVVDRFGIGRVEEFIDVCLSLENLIDAYSRFVVRDRPPSSDDEPNEVEVPRLRSKDYMEDFINPQEFLEEQKQKIEADREKLKKYPPEPVQDVLAFLLENAPLEKWERLILSIIREEAYYFVPQMQTKVMNEGWASFWHSRLMTERVADPSDIIDYAENNAGVMATSGGRLNPYKLGVELFRHIEDRWNKGQFGREWDECDDLDQKRNWDLRLGLGRQKISEVRALYTDVTFIDEFLTPEFCLEHKFFSFGWSNRNERFEIDTREFKAVKEKLLYSLTNFGNPYIYVVDANFENTGELLLSHDHQGVDLRADYAKETLQALVRIWKRPVVLATVLDNKPSLLRFDGKEHSVKTDATP